A genome region from Triticum aestivum cultivar Chinese Spring chromosome 2B, IWGSC CS RefSeq v2.1, whole genome shotgun sequence includes the following:
- the LOC123047007 gene encoding phosphatidylinositol/phosphatidylcholine transfer protein SFH11 isoform X2, protein MSFRSIEQLLRRNSKIKISQSIANGIHDQKEEQSVQTLRESLLASNQLPEKFDDHHVLLRFLRMRGFNIIKAKEMFLNMLKWREDCAVDTIAKDFKFEEFDALKRCYPHGFHGVDRFGRPLYIERIGSVDLSKLMQVTSIDRYIKYHISEQEKTLSLRYPACSLAAKKHISSTTAILDVKGLGMNNFSKAAREMFIEIQKIDSNYYPETLHQLYIINAGSGFRALWKVLKAFMEARTLKKIQVLGTNYLSTVLEAVEPSNLPEFLGGTCTCSATGGCLLQDKGPWTDAGIIRASKVANQMSGNTHQKQANEQISGKIQELEDCAAQTKETLETLICKQKELAIHIEQLRKLVRDDVLPEKNTNIQTLK, encoded by the exons ATGAGCTTCAGATCTATTGAGCAATTACTTAGAAGGAATAGCAAGATCAAAATTTCTCAGAGTATTGCCAATGGTATTCATGACCAGAAGGAAGAGCAGTCTGTGCAAACCTTGAGGGAGTCACTTCTTGCGAGCAACCAGCTCCCAGAGAAGTTTGATGACCATCATGTCTTACTACG CTTTCTGAGAATGCGAGGATTCAACATAATAAAGGCAAAAGAGATGTTCTTGAACATGCTGAAATGGCGTGAGGATTGTGCTGTTGATACCATTGCAAAG GATTTTAAATTTGAGGAATTTGACGCATTAAAACGTTGCTACCCTCATGGATTTCATGGAGTTGACAGATTTGGAAGGCCACTATACATTGAACGGATTGGCTCAGTGGATCTCAGTAAGCTCATGCAAGTGACTAGTATTGATCgatatataaaatatcatatatcaGAACAGGAGAAAACTTTATCTTTGAGATATCCTGCATGTTCTCTTGCCGCAAAGAAGCACATATCGTCTACAACAGCCATATTAGATGTGAAAGGATTG GgcatgaacaatttttcaaaagcTGCACGAGAGATGTTCATTGAAATTCAGAAGATTGACAGCAATTACTATCCAGAG ACATTACATCAACTTTACATAATCAACGCTGGTTCTGGATTTAGAGCATTGTGGAAAGTACTAAAAGCATTTATGGAGGCAAGAACTTTAAAAAAGATTCAG GTTTTGGGGACCAATTACCTTAGCACCGTACTAGAAGCTGTTGAACCAAG CAATTTACCTGAATTTTTGGGTGGAACATGTACTTGTTCTGCAACTGGAGGGTGCTTGCTCCAAGATAAAGGACCTTGGACTGATGCTGGAATTATCCGTGCTTCTAAG GTTGCTAATCAGATGAGTGGAAATACTCATCAGAAACAAGCCAACGAACAGATCTCAGGGAAGATACAAGAACTTGAAGACTGTGCTGCTCAGACCAAGGAG ACCCTAGAGACACTAATATGTAAGCAGAAAGAACTTGCAATCCACATTGAGCAGTTGAGGAAACTCGTACG GGATGATGTCCTGCCAGAGAAGAACACAAATATCCAAACCTTGAAGTGA
- the LOC123047007 gene encoding phosphatidylinositol/phosphatidylcholine transfer protein SFH11 isoform X1: MSFRSIEQLLRRNSKIKISQSIANGIHDQKEEQSVQTLRESLLASNQLPEKFDDHHVLLRFLRMRGFNIIKAKEMFLNMLKWREDCAVDTIAKDFKFEEFDALKRCYPHGFHGVDRFGRPLYIERIGSVDLSKLMQVTSIDRYIKYHISEQEKTLSLRYPACSLAAKKHISSTTAILDVKGLGMNNFSKAAREMFIEIQKIDSNYYPETLHQLYIINAGSGFRALWKVLKAFMEARTLKKIQVLGTNYLSTVLEAVEPSNLPEFLGGTCTCSATGGCLLQDKGPWTDAGIIRASKEPSARHVDPTCGRKRTLGMLLLEDNQVANQMSGNTHQKQANEQISGKIQELEDCAAQTKETLETLICKQKELAIHIEQLRKLVRDDVLPEKNTNIQTLK; this comes from the exons ATGAGCTTCAGATCTATTGAGCAATTACTTAGAAGGAATAGCAAGATCAAAATTTCTCAGAGTATTGCCAATGGTATTCATGACCAGAAGGAAGAGCAGTCTGTGCAAACCTTGAGGGAGTCACTTCTTGCGAGCAACCAGCTCCCAGAGAAGTTTGATGACCATCATGTCTTACTACG CTTTCTGAGAATGCGAGGATTCAACATAATAAAGGCAAAAGAGATGTTCTTGAACATGCTGAAATGGCGTGAGGATTGTGCTGTTGATACCATTGCAAAG GATTTTAAATTTGAGGAATTTGACGCATTAAAACGTTGCTACCCTCATGGATTTCATGGAGTTGACAGATTTGGAAGGCCACTATACATTGAACGGATTGGCTCAGTGGATCTCAGTAAGCTCATGCAAGTGACTAGTATTGATCgatatataaaatatcatatatcaGAACAGGAGAAAACTTTATCTTTGAGATATCCTGCATGTTCTCTTGCCGCAAAGAAGCACATATCGTCTACAACAGCCATATTAGATGTGAAAGGATTG GgcatgaacaatttttcaaaagcTGCACGAGAGATGTTCATTGAAATTCAGAAGATTGACAGCAATTACTATCCAGAG ACATTACATCAACTTTACATAATCAACGCTGGTTCTGGATTTAGAGCATTGTGGAAAGTACTAAAAGCATTTATGGAGGCAAGAACTTTAAAAAAGATTCAG GTTTTGGGGACCAATTACCTTAGCACCGTACTAGAAGCTGTTGAACCAAG CAATTTACCTGAATTTTTGGGTGGAACATGTACTTGTTCTGCAACTGGAGGGTGCTTGCTCCAAGATAAAGGACCTTGGACTGATGCTGGAATTATCCGTGCTTCTAAG GAGCCTTCAGCAAGACATGTAGATCCCACGTGTGGTAGGAAACGTACTCTTGGCATGTTGTTGTTAGAGGATAATCAG GTTGCTAATCAGATGAGTGGAAATACTCATCAGAAACAAGCCAACGAACAGATCTCAGGGAAGATACAAGAACTTGAAGACTGTGCTGCTCAGACCAAGGAG ACCCTAGAGACACTAATATGTAAGCAGAAAGAACTTGCAATCCACATTGAGCAGTTGAGGAAACTCGTACG GGATGATGTCCTGCCAGAGAAGAACACAAATATCCAAACCTTGAAGTGA
- the LOC123047006 gene encoding probable amino acid permease 7, giving the protein MAPSHRGGQPLDLDAAPAAPVLDDDGRVARTGNLWTCVAHIITGVIGAGVLALSWSVAQLGWVAGPVAMVCFAAVTYVSAVLLSHCYRSPAPAAPGGSDLPSSEGDKTRRNYTYMGAVRALLGRKHTYVCGSLQYLYLYGIGVAYTITTATCLGAIKKANCYHDHGRGAARCTSDDREQHLFMLLFGIAQLVLSFIPNFHSMAWLSVVAAVMSFTYSTIGLGLGLSKTIGDGGIRGSVAGVPMHTPMQKVWRVSQAIGDIAFAYPYSIVLLEIQDTLRSSPPEGETLRKGNVIAMLATTFFYLCVGCFGYAAFGNAAPGNLLTGFGFYEPYWLVDFANACIVLHILGGYQFFSQQIFTVWDRWLAARFPESAFVCRTYAVRLVPGLPRYGLNLQRVCFRTAYVASTTALAVVFPYFNEVLGLLGALIFWPLIIYLPVEMYCVQRRVRAWTPTWVALQAFSVACFAVGTFAFVGCVQGVVQKRLG; this is encoded by the exons ATGGCGCCGTCGCACCGCGGCGGCCAGcccctcgacctcgacgccgcgcCCGCCGCTCCCGTGCTCGACGATGACGGCCGCGTCGCCCGCACGGGGAACCTGTGGACGTGCGTGGCGCACATCATCACCGGCGTGATCGGGGCCGGCGTGCTGGCGCTCTCCTGGAGCGTCGCGCAGCTCGGCTGGGTGGCCGGCCCCGTCGCCATGGTCTGCTTCGCCGCCGTCACCTACGTCTCCGCCGTCCTGCTCTCCCACTGCTACCGCTCCCCCGCCCCAGCCGCCCCCGGTGGCTCGGACCTGCCGTCGTCCGAGGGGGACAAGACGCGGCGGAACTACACCTACATGGGCGCCGTCCGGGCGCTGCTCGGCAGGAAGCACACCTACGTCTGCGGCTCCCTCCAGTACCTCTACCTCTACGGGATCGGCGTCGCCTACACCATCACTACCGCCACCTGCCTCGG CGCGATCAAGAAGGCCAACTGCTACCACGACCACGGGCGCGGCGCCGCCCGCTGCACCTCGGACGACCGCGAGCAGCACCTCTTCATGCTGCTCTTCGGCATCGCGCAGCTGGTGCTCTCCTTCATCCCCAACTTCCACAGCATGGCGTGGCTCTCCGTCGTGGCGGCCGTCATGTCCTTCACCTACTCCACCAttggcctcggcctcggcctctccAAGACCATAG GCGACGGCGGGATCCGAGGGAGCGTCGCCGGCGTGCCGATGCACACCCCGATGCAGAAGGTCTGGCGGGTGTCCCAGGCCATCGGCGACATCGCGTTCGCCTACCCGTACTCCATCGTGCTGCTGGAGATACAGGACACGCTGCGGTCGTCGCCGCCGGAGGGGGAGACGCTGAGGAAGGGTAACGTGATCGCGATGCTCGCCACCACCTTCTTCTACCTCTGTGTGGGCTGCTTCGGCTACGCCGCCTTCGGCAACGCCGCGCCGGGGAACCTGCTCACCGGCTTCGGCTTCTACGAGCCCTACTGGCTCGTCGACTTCGCCAACGCCTGCATCGTGCTCCACATCCTCGGCGGCTACCAGTTCTTCAGCCAGCAGATATTCACGGTGTGGGATAGGTGGCTGGCGGCGCGGTTCCCGGAGAGCGCGTTCGTGTGCCGGACCTACGCCGTGAGGCTCGTGCCGGGCCTGCCGCGCTACGGGCTGAACCTGCAGCGGGTGTGCTTCCGGACGGCGTACGTGGCGAGCACCACCGCGCTGGCCGTCGTGTTCCCCTACTTCAACGAGGTGCTGGGCCTGCTCGGCGCGCTCATCTTCTGGCCGCTCATCATCTACCTCCCCGTCGAGATGTACTGCGTGCAGCGCCGGGTCCGGGCCTGGACGCCGACGTGGGTCGCGCTCCAGGCATTCAGCGTCGCCTGCTTCGCCGTCGGCACCTTCGCCTTCGTCGGCTGCGTCCAGGGCGTCGTCCAAAAGAGGCTGGGCTAG